TACTCCATAAATCACGGCTAGATCGCCATCAAGCATTACCTTTTTACCTCTGATAAACAAGATTTTCGCCGCTATTACTTGTGCAGAAACTATGCTGGACATAATATCCTCCTTTCTGCATACATATATAGACGACAAAAGGAGGGGATTTCTTTCAAAAATCTTAAAAAAATGTCCCCCTTCCCATTTGGGGAGAGGGATATTTGTCATTTTAGAACGAGTGGGACGCCAGGCTATTCTTACTTTTTATTCTTGAGCTCCTCCATTCTACCCTTAATGTTTTCTACCGCCCACTTAGACCATTTAATTGTTAATTCATTATTGGACTTAGAAAGCTTTTCCAAAACTGGTAATATTTGCTCGTCTCCTTTGCATGCTACAAATACCCAAAGCATACGGAGCGTTTCATCAGTTTCCTGAGATAAAGGTTTTTTTGCTGCATAATGCGAATCGATTACATAAATTAAATATGGTAACAAAATTTGAGCCTGTTTCTCTGGTATGTTACCATAGAAAGGATGCGAACCTAGAATTTTCAATAGGAGTAATTTGTGACTTTCGTTTGAGTTCTCAATTTGCGAAGCAATAAATCCCAGCCATTGTTCTTGCGTTAGAAGCCAAGACAAAGCGGTCAACGCATATTCAAGTTTCTGCTTATTATTGTTCTTTGTTATAAATTCTTCCAAAGGATCTTTTAAATATTGAGGAGAATAGATTTTCCGACCCGCAAAATACGGAGAGCAAGCAATCATTGCCTCATATACATCTTCCTTTGTATTAATTTCCGTAATAATAATACCTTGCGAAATTATTTTATCTAACTCTAGACGTAAAGGCTCAATATTTAAACCTAGCTGAAAATGAATTGTTCTATCCCGTTCGCCTAAATGTACATATAAAGTTGATTCACCTGCATCTATAACGTGCTCTGATGAAGTTTCTGGCTGATTAAAAAAATCCACGGCTTTAACTAATGCCCTTAAGGAATAAAGTTCATTTTTATCTAGATTAAATTCGTAACTAAAAGACTCCTCTCCATCCATAATGCATCTTGCATATACAACTCTTGCTTTTCCATCTTTTGTCATAATTAATTCTGAATTTTTTAAAGGCGAGTATCCGCCGCTCCATCTGTAATGAATAAATGTATCGTTAGATTCTTCGGCATTTGCACTCAAGCTAATAATAAATGACAATAGAACACAAACTATGATTTTTTTCATTTTGCCTCCTCTTCATTTCCAATAATAATTATTTTATAAGCGCCGTAAATTCTTTGACGGCTTTCCAATAATTATCACCGGCGACCCAGAAGAAATCGTTATGGCCGGCGCCGTCCACCCATAAACACATCTTCGGCTGATTTGCCTTTTTGAACAAAGCCCGGCCGTGCCAGAAAGGCATTATCGTATCTTTCCTGCCGTGCATTACCAAGACTGGATAATGGATATTCCCGATCTTCGTTATATTATTAAACCTGTCAAACGGCGCAAGCGGGATCACCGTCCTTACTCTGAACGCCGAGACGCACCCACTTTCAATGATCAATCCGGCCGCTTTCTCCTTTGAGGCAAGTTCGACTGCCGCGCCGCTCCCGATAGAGCGCCCCTGGATTATTATACGGCTTGGGTCGATCTTTAGGTCGTTGACTAAGTAACGATAAGCCGCTTCGATATCCCTGTAAACGGCCTTTTCCGAGGGCCTGCCCATGCTCGTCCCGTAACCTTCATAGTCGTAGGATAAAGTCGAAAAGCCGTGGTCCCTGAATAATTCCATTAGCGGCATAAGGTCTCCGACATCTTCGGCATTACCGTGGCTGTATAAGATGACAAACTTGGCGTCTTTGGCGGGCAGATATGCTGCGGAGATCCGCACACTATCCGTAACTTTCAGTTTTATGATCCCGGGCCCGTCCTTATAAGACGAGGGGTGGGGATAGAAGGTCAGGTTGCCGGAAAAGAAGAAAGCATACACAAGCAGTAAGAGATATATTTCGAGTATCGAGATGAGGAATCTCTTTAAGGTAAATTCCCCGATCAGCAGATGTTTTACCGTCTTTGAATCAAGGGTCATTTGCGCTTAGGCAACAAATCGGCGCCGACGTAAAAAGTCGCGCCCTTCTTTTCCATTGACAGGAAAAGACGCTTAAGCTCGATGCCGTAGGCATATCCGCCGATCTTTCCGTTCGATTCGATTACGCGGTGGCAGGGGATGAACAACGGCCAAGGGTTGCGGTGGAGCGCCTGCGCGACGGCGCGGGTGGCTTTAGGCTTGCCGATCTTTTCGGCGACCCACGCGTAGGTGCGCGTCTCGCCGGAGGGTATCTTCATGATACACTTATAGACGCAGACTTCAAACTCCGTGCATCCGTCAAACAGCTCGGACTTTTTTACGCCTTTGGACCTTCTTCGTTCTTTTTTCACCGACCAGCGCCTTTCGCCTCAAAATATGATGGTACCTTATCGCGAACCTATGCGATTCGTCGCGTATCCGCTGTATCAACTGCAGCGCCTTCGATGACGGCGGAAGCGCGACCGGCATATCCTTGTCTAAAGTATATATGTGCTCGAAGGTTTTTGCAATACCGATAATTGGGACGCCCTTTAGGCCGGCCGCCTTCATCTCCTGCGCCGCTGCCGAGAGGTGGCCCCTTCCCCCGTCTATGATTATCAGGTCCGGCGCAGGAAGCTTCTCTTTTAACGATCCTGTATACCGGCGCCTTACCACCTCGCGCATCATCGCGTAATCGTCCTGGCCCTCGACCTCGCGTATCTTGAACATCCTGTATTTCGATTTCTCGGGCCTGCCGCCCCTAAACGTGACCATCGAGCCGCAGGCTTCCTCTCCCTTGATATTGGATATATCGAACGCCTCGATATATTTCGGCTCCTCTTTCAACCCGAGGACAGACCTGAGCTCGCCCAATTGGACCGCCGAATCGTGCCTCGGCCGTTTCGCTATCATCTCGCTTAAAGCCTCGATCCGGTCGCGGACCTTTCCCGCCTCCTCGAACTTCTTTTCGGCGGCGAGCTGTTCCATCTTCCCTGATAGCCCCTTTACCAATTCGTTCTTCTTTCCCCCGATAAAAAGGATTATCCCTTTAATATTTTCAAGATAATCCTCCTTCGATATCTTCCCCTCGGAAGGCGCCGGGCATAACCCCATATCGTGATAGGCGCACGCCCTTTTTGGCATCGGCCTGCACGTGCAGAACGGGAACACTTTCCGAATGGATTTTATCGCCGCGCGCAATAGCGCCGCGTCGGTGTACGGCCCGAAATAGAGCGACCCGTCGCTCTTCCTCCCGCGGGCGGTCATTACGCGGGGGAATTCCTCGGCCATGGTTATCTTTATAAGCGGGTAAGTCTTGCTGTCGCGGAGGTCGACGTTGTATTTCGGCTGGTATTCTTTTATGAGGTTGGATTCGTAGAGCAGCGCCTCGGCCTCTGTCGCGGTCGGGACCCAATCGATGCCGCTGATATTTTTTACGAGGGCGCCTATCCTCGGGCCGTGGTCTTTTGACCTCTGGAAATACGATCGCACCCTGTCGCGCAGCGACGACGCCTTGCCGACGTATAACACTTCCCCGCCGCCGGCCTTGAATATATAAACGCCGGGTTGGTCGGGTATATCCCTGAGAAATTCAGTGAATTTCATCAGGACTGGCGCCCTCAGCCTCTCCTTAATATCCATTTCACGAATCCCTTGAACTCTTTCACGTCGAATATGAGGCAGGCGATAAAGAACGAGGCTGCCCCGGCCGGGATGATAACGGCCAGTTTCGGCACCGGCCTGAGCTGCAGGTTAACGTTGAGCAGGATAAGGACGACGGCCATTATGGCGCCCGGAATAGCGGCGCGCACGAACGAGACGAATATCTCTCGGCCGCCGAGCGGGCCTATCTTCTTCCTCAGGAGAAAATACAAAGAAAAGAAGTTGAAGATGCTGGCGAGCGACGTGGCGAGCGCCAGCCCGTTTACCTTCATCGGGAACATCAATATGAAGTTGAGCGCGGCGTTCAGCAGGAAGACCATCACCGCGTTCTTCACCGGGGTCCGCGTGTCCTTAAGCGAATAGAACGCCGAGACGAGCGGCTTTACCCCGGCGTAAGCGCACAGGCCTATCGAAAAATAAAAGAGCACCGGCGCGGTTATGCTCGTCGAATAGGCGTCGAAAGAACCCCTTTGGAAGAGCGCCCGCACTATCGGCTCTGACAACGCCATAAGCCCCACGGCCGCGGGTATGGTTATAAAAAAGACCGCCCTGAGCGAGAATGAAAGCGCCTGCTTGAATTTTTCCATCTCGTTTCGCGCGGCGTGTTCGGAGAGCGTCGGAAGCATCGCCTGGGAGAACGCGGTGCTGAATATGGCCAGGGGCAAAAGCCAGAGCCTGTTCGCGTAATTGATGGCGGATATGGCGCCCTTCCCGACTATATCCGAAAGCGAGGCGAGCGCGGTATCCAAGAATACGTTAAGCTGGTATACGCTCGAGCCGAATACCCTGGGCAAAAGAAGCCTGCCTATCTCGTTCGAGGCCGGATGCTTGAACCTGTCAAAACGCGGCCAGCCCATGCCCATCTTCATTAAAGGAGGCAGCTGGACGGCCAATTGCACTATCCCGCCCAGGAGGACGCCTATCGCCAGCCCGGTGACCGGCTCCTTCATTAGAGGGCAAATGAAGATCGCGCTCAATATAAAGACTAAGTTCCACAGCGGCTGGCTGAAAGATGTCGCGCCGAATAACTTCCGGGAATTAAGCACGCCGGTCGCATACGCGGTCAGGCCTATCAGGAAGATATAGGGGAACATCATTCGCGTAAGCGTGACGGTAAGTTTGAATTTTTCGGGATTGCCGAGGAACCCCCACGCGATGGCCGAGACTATAAGCGGGGCGAAGATAATGCCCAGGAGCGTTATCACGGCCAGGACGATCACCATGACGTTGAGGATTATGCGCGCCAGCTCCCAGAATTCCTCTTTGCTCTTGTTGGCGGCATACCCGCTGAGGACCGGCACGAAAGCCGCGTTCGCGGCCCCTTCCCCGACCAGGTCGCGCCAGAGGTTAGGGATCCTGAAGGCGGTGAAAAAGGCGTCCGCGTACAGCGTGGTCCCGAACATCGCGGCTATGATGATATCCCTTATGAAACCCAGGATGCGGCTCGCGGATATACCCAGGCCTATCACTCCCGCCGATTTCGCCAGAGATTTATGTGTTGACATTTCCCGCCTTATATGGTATTTTTACAAAATCGTAACTCGAAAGGAGAAACAGGATTGCCTAATTTAAAGTCCGCATTCAAAGCTATACGCCAGGACAAGAAGAAACGCGCTAGGAACCAGAAGGTCGAGACCGAGCTTAAGTCCTTAACCAAGAAGTTCACGATGGCTCTGGCCGCGAAAAAGGCCGATGAGGCCAAAAAACTCGGTATCTCCCTCGTCTCCAAACTTGACAAGGCGCGCTCCAAGGGCATGTTGCACAGGAATACGGTATCGCGCAAGAGAGCGCGCATCCT
The sequence above is a segment of the Candidatus Omnitrophota bacterium genome. Coding sequences within it:
- a CDS encoding alpha/beta hydrolase produces the protein MTLDSKTVKHLLIGEFTLKRFLISILEIYLLLLVYAFFFSGNLTFYPHPSSYKDGPGIIKLKVTDSVRISAAYLPAKDAKFVILYSHGNAEDVGDLMPLMELFRDHGFSTLSYDYEGYGTSMGRPSEKAVYRDIEAAYRYLVNDLKIDPSRIIIQGRSIGSGAAVELASKEKAAGLIIESGCVSAFRVRTVIPLAPFDRFNNITKIGNIHYPVLVMHGRKDTIMPFWHGRALFKKANQPKMCLWVDGAGHNDFFWVAGDNYWKAVKEFTALIK
- a CDS encoding MGMT family protein; this encodes MKKERRRSKGVKKSELFDGCTEFEVCVYKCIMKIPSGETRTYAWVAEKIGKPKATRAVAQALHRNPWPLFIPCHRVIESNGKIGGYAYGIELKRLFLSMEKKGATFYVGADLLPKRK
- the rpsT gene encoding 30S ribosomal protein S20; its protein translation is MPNLKSAFKAIRQDKKKRARNQKVETELKSLTKKFTMALAAKKADEAKKLGISLVSKLDKARSKGMLHRNTVSRKRARILSKLAKLR
- a CDS encoding excinuclease ABC subunit UvrC; the protein is MKFTEFLRDIPDQPGVYIFKAGGGEVLYVGKASSLRDRVRSYFQRSKDHGPRIGALVKNISGIDWVPTATEAEALLYESNLIKEYQPKYNVDLRDSKTYPLIKITMAEEFPRVMTARGRKSDGSLYFGPYTDAALLRAAIKSIRKVFPFCTCRPMPKRACAYHDMGLCPAPSEGKISKEDYLENIKGIILFIGGKKNELVKGLSGKMEQLAAEKKFEEAGKVRDRIEALSEMIAKRPRHDSAVQLGELRSVLGLKEEPKYIEAFDISNIKGEEACGSMVTFRGGRPEKSKYRMFKIREVEGQDDYAMMREVVRRRYTGSLKEKLPAPDLIIIDGGRGHLSAAAQEMKAAGLKGVPIIGIAKTFEHIYTLDKDMPVALPPSSKALQLIQRIRDESHRFAIRYHHILRRKALVGEKRTKKVQRRKKVRAV
- the murJ gene encoding murein biosynthesis integral membrane protein MurJ, with the translated sequence MSTHKSLAKSAGVIGLGISASRILGFIRDIIIAAMFGTTLYADAFFTAFRIPNLWRDLVGEGAANAAFVPVLSGYAANKSKEEFWELARIILNVMVIVLAVITLLGIIFAPLIVSAIAWGFLGNPEKFKLTVTLTRMMFPYIFLIGLTAYATGVLNSRKLFGATSFSQPLWNLVFILSAIFICPLMKEPVTGLAIGVLLGGIVQLAVQLPPLMKMGMGWPRFDRFKHPASNEIGRLLLPRVFGSSVYQLNVFLDTALASLSDIVGKGAISAINYANRLWLLPLAIFSTAFSQAMLPTLSEHAARNEMEKFKQALSFSLRAVFFITIPAAVGLMALSEPIVRALFQRGSFDAYSTSITAPVLFYFSIGLCAYAGVKPLVSAFYSLKDTRTPVKNAVMVFLLNAALNFILMFPMKVNGLALATSLASIFNFFSLYFLLRKKIGPLGGREIFVSFVRAAIPGAIMAVVLILLNVNLQLRPVPKLAVIIPAGAASFFIACLIFDVKEFKGFVKWILRRG